tccagtttcaactattctgccttattattattcgaccatgctggtcatttatgaacatttgaacatcttgaccatgttttgttataatctccacccggcacagccagaagaggactggccaccccacatagcctggttcctctctaggtttcttcctaggttttggcctttctagggagtttttcctagccaccgtgcttctacacctgcattgcttgctgtttggggttttaggctgggtttctgtacagcactttgagatatcagctgatgtacgaagggctatataaataaatttgatttgatttgaacataatAACAATTACTTTAAGATGAGTGATGTCAAGCCTGTAATTTAATAAGTAGTAATGGAATTAATATGCATATTTTCGAATTAAGCATATTCATTATATGTGAATGTGAAGCTGTTTTGAGTGATGTCGGTGGCCACACGCAACAAAAAGTATGGTCCCACCACATTGGAGGTGGGCACAAACTTAACCTTCAATTCCATCCAACAGAACGTCATACATAAAGTATAGGTCACACAAAACACTTTtctttaactagctagctaccttccTTTACTGTGGGGCAGCAGGTTAGCTGTATCTAGCTAGCCTGAACCTCGCATATCACATTCGCTTATATAAACATGCAGTACAGCAAATTAGCTTTCTACGTACCATTAGAACAATACCGTCTCCGGTCCCGTGCGTTGTCATTTGCTAGCTGTGGCAACGTAATCATAAATGAGCAAGTACAATGGAAGTAATCGCGAAGCTGCAGGAGAACCCTGAAAATTCTTAGCAGGAAGCAAGTAACGTTagctatttattttaattttaattaacaaatcaatacaggaagtacatgtgggaacacaagtatatataaataatatacaaagGACAATTGGGCTAGGGGGTATAGGGGGCTGGGCTGGGGGCggggctagggggtacaatatcacattacacaaggaccttaactGGTGCATCTGAATATCACTGTTAGTAGGCCCAACTTCTAAGACACACCATACACATAATTTTGAAACTAGGGAAATTGAACAGTTAGGAAAGGGGTGGCTAGTGAGGTCTAAGTCAGTCTCTCTTCCTGCCTATCGTTCGTTCTCCTCTTATGCCTTGTCATTTTACTTGCCTCCTATTGTCTCCACCCACAACACACACCAGCCACATAAGAAATGAAAGGGTGTCAAAAATGGTTGGTGAGATCTTCTCATGCCCTCTACTCTTTTGTCAATTTTTTATGCCTTACACAATTTGTCCTCCCTATAGTCTGCCATCAGACAGAGTAAATTGTGCTGATGTACTGTCCTCTGCAATGACTTGTGTGCTGATCCTTGTCTGGCCCTCTATAACATTGTACTCTGTCAGTGCGTGTGGTGTATAGCTAGCTGGTAGACATGCTTACTCTCTGGCATGATGTAGGCAGAATTATGTAGGGACCTCAAAGCCTATCGGTGAGAATAATACAGATTGCTAAATGTAGTAATGCCCCAATTGGTTAGGGCCAAACCTATTTGAACGGTGACAGGGTGAAGCTGGAGGCCAACTCAAAATGTTGTCAGGAGCCCTATATTCCCCAAATGATGGCTCAATTACATTACACATTCAATGTGTCCAGGACATGGTCCTTAAGCTCCTGGTGTCCAATTCCATTTAGATTTTAAAACTGTTTTGCATCTGATCGAGGAAGTAGTCTAGTGTTGATTAAATGTAGCTTGCATCTGGGCCTAAAAGTGGTAAACCTGGTGTTAATTGGTCATTGGTAATTATTAGATCAGATGTGCGTAAAGTGTCACTTCTAAACAGTTAGCTGCATGTCATAAAAAAGCTGGTTAATTTGACATTTTGGGCGGGCATCTGGAAGAATCATCGGTCAAAGGCAACATCTCCTCTGTGATCATACTGCACTTTCTCCAAGTGTGTGTGCAGTAGTAAACCTCACACACAGGCGGCTTACTTCCCGCCAAGGTTTGTACAATTAAGTATATATAATTTAAAGCTACATTGCATTAAGGGAGCCAATTGTGAGCACGGAAATCTAATGTAGTCTCATTATTTAAGTTAGGGAGGAAATTTCCGGAGCCTACAACGATTTAGCGTAGGTAACGTTAACATTAGATGAAGTCGGTTAACTTTTCAGCAGTTCATGTTGGCCAATTAATAAAAGTGCTGCTGGTTTTCATGAcctagcctagttaaatacaaaatTACCCGAAGGTTACATCTTTTTTCTTTTTAAAGAAAGTTATGCGCAATACATTACATGATTGTTATAATGTTAGTTGCAGAACACTGTGAAAACTCTGTGGCTAGCTTTAGCAAGCATGACTAACaggtaaagttagctagctagccaactgaTGGATCAATGCACGtgtaacaggctgactacaccgctggCGTCAcgtgcgcgagcgttgcaaaatataATCCTTGtgtgcgccaacgagcgtctgcttgccaagggctaaaatagaagtcaatcctatttctgacgcagatcacactgtaagtcctgcctctcccatctcctaaTTGGTttgtagaagcaggtacccacgttggttatacccacgtgggtgactgaaagatgaaCAAAGTCAGtacacctaatttatgaaagttgccaattgcaatataaagtcaagagaagaaaaagcctggaaggaggagagatgactagaaacgattcagttgaccggtttatgtgtggattaattggcggcgtagaggaccttgtgcatttcaggtaaaataacaactcaatgtttatatcccaggacaaattagctagcagcaGCAAGCTAGCTATAAATGAGAAATTAgatagcaagtgcaagctagctagataAATTGCCAttaatgtttaatgcttttcgacctgtccacaaattaatataattggttcagagtttgtttagATATTTTACctgtgtgtcgtgatcgcgtttggtgtggggggacaaaataccattatgcacgatggcgcacacaCGCAGCctgtttgggttccgtgtaacgtTAACATCGATAATTTTATGTTAAAATCCATCTGCCGTGACATGTGCGTATTTATTTGATGTTTTAACTAGTTGGCAGCCCGTCTCAACAAttagctagcctagctaacgttagtttgcAGAACAGAGACTCCTCTAGTTTATGTCATGACTTACTCTTCCACAGAGCTATGGGGACAATGTAAATAGTGTTTTGGCTAATGTGTTAAATGCATTGCTTTTGAGAGTTAACGTTAAGCCTGCGATTCGTTTTATTCCATGTTGATCAACACACAGAACGCTTGCTAGACCTATCCAGAGAAGCAGGGAAAGACGGGAAGAAATGGACAGAAGATGGCTGCCATTCTGAATTTGTACAGCCAggttgtcacgactcctaccgaaggtggctccccttcctgttcgggtggcactCGGcgctcgtcgtcaccggcctactagctgccactgatccttttccccctttctgtttattggtttcacctgttttgaGTTTAGGCTGATTAGTCGGGCTATGTCAACCAgtaggcccgcctgctctttgtgcgggattgtttgtgtGACAAGTGTGCACATTTGAGGTTAACGTGTTTCCCATTTCGTGGGTTTTGGCTGGACTTTTTaagtccccgtgtttggggcatttttTGTGTGCGCCCTGTGTGTCGTGGGATGGCTTATGTTCGCCGTTTGTGCATTAAatagcactaccctgaactctctgcttcctgcgcttGACCTCGCACCCACTACGCCCAGATCGTTACACAGGTATAGAAATTAAATCAGTAAGCAAAATGTAAAGCAAATTAATTGATTGAAATGTTACATTTTAAGATCAGTGATACCCTTACACAAATCTATAGTTCATGTTTGTAATGTTTCTCTGTAGCAACCACGTGATGTGAACACAGATGAACTGTTGTCCTCAGATGTCTTCCAGCAATACTCCAAGAGGATGACTTttcattttaattttttttatttcacctttatttaaccaggtaggccagttgagaagttttcatttgcaactgcgacctggccaagataaagcaaagcagtttgacacatacaacaacacagagttgcacatggaataaacaaacaatcAATGGtacagtagaaaaatatatatacagcatgtgcaaatgaggtaggataagagaggtaaggcaataaataggccatggtggtgaagtaattacaatatagcaattaaacactggaaacTGGAGTGTTCATAACTTGCACGGTGGATTGTTTGTGTGCGAGGTTGTTCAAATATTCTTTGACCCAAAATAAAGGAGGGGAAAAACTACTTGTGTGTCTTCATAAGAGTTTATTGTGACATGATAATTACATTTTCATGTTCTTTCTCATGAGGGAACATCCCAAGACCCTGCAGCCATCATCTCAGTCATTGATGACGATGGAGATGTAGCTGCTGTGTGCGAGGTTGTTCCATCCAGGAAGAGTCTCCGTGGTCTTTGAGAACGTGGTTATGAAGGATTTCCAGTGCTGGCCTGATGCACTTGTAAAATTGGAAATTggtgggaattgatgtaaaaatgtatcactagccactttaacaatgccacttaatataatgtttacataccctacattactcatctcatatgtatatactgtactctatatcatctactgcattttgccatctttatgtaatacatgtatcactagccactttaaactatgccactttgtgtTTATTTTGtgtctacattactcatctcatctgtatatactgtactctataccaactactgcatcttgcctatgctgttctgtaccatcactcattcatatatctttatgtacatattctttatccctttacacttgtgtgtgtataaggtagtagttgtggaattgttaggttagattactcgttggatatcactgcattgtcggaactagaagcacaagcatttcgctacactcgcattaacatctgctaaccatgtgtatgtgccaaatcaaattttatttgattttgtatgtttgtacAGCCTAATGTACTCACTCCTACATGGATACCTGAATTGCACGAAGAACACTTTTGGGTTTATACAAAAAGTGTTGTTAAACTTGGATGGACAGAATGAAGCCAAAGGTCCTTGCTTTGAAAAACCAACTGCAAAGTACCAATACCAAAAACATTTATGGCGCTAAACAATTGTAAATAGCTACTTTATCCTATAAGGAAAAGAGATTTAGggataaaaaaatgtttaaaaacaacTGAAGATGATTAAATATTTTGTGGGCAACTAAAAAGTCTGCctgcatttgatttgatctgtgccTTTAGTCAAACCGATCACAAAAATGAGAAAGTCATGCAATACTATTGGCCTTTAATCTTAACATGTACACAGATACAAGAGTAACTTGACTTCAGTTGGTGTAGAGTTTAATTGAACGTGTTACTGTTTGGGAAAACTGAACATTGGCATTGTGAAGTTACCTTACAAATCCTTGTATATCGGACGCTTTAGAGGCAATGGCCACAAATCTCACATAGCTGACGTCATCATATGAAAAATGGCCGAGGTCCCAGAGGATGAAAATGGATAGGGAATCTTCATGGAGTTGTAAGGAGTGGTCGTTTGCATATCTGTGTAGAGTTGTCGACCCGTACATATACGAACGTTGGGGAAACAACGTTCGCACACACTGTCTACTTGCATTTAGAACGTTTATATTTCAGTTTAATGATTCGGCGTAACACCTTAGTCAGGAATGAAGGTTTAGGACCGAAACATTGCGTGCATAAGTACATTTTATAATCTGCAAGTATTACTTTGTTTTGTAAACATAATGGAGTGAAAATTGTCGTAGAGGAAGAAACGTAAATTGTCAACATTAATCTTCATTTTAAACAGTTGAATGTAGTCAAGTTGTTAGATTGAAATTTATGTCGGCACATCACTacctcattatttttattttaaacctCCAGCACAACTTTATTTGAATGGAAGCTACCACATCAGTTGAAAGTGTTAATTAGAGAAAGAAGGGTCATTATACTGTGCTTATGTTTTAATAGTTAAGTTGATGGGGAATGTTGCAGTGTTACACAATATTGAATTGATTGAAAGTTGGAGGTTTGTTATCATAGTCTTTTAAAAGTTCTGTTAAAATGAGTCATGCTGTACAGAAATGGCATTCATCTATTGATGGATGCTAAAATAGATGAATCGTGTTTGGTGCGTTCATGTAATTAGATATGTGTGTTTCTGAAGCCGCAGTGTttcaaataaaattaaataaactGTTGTAAAGCTAACTTGCTTTAGACAAGTTGACTGAAAGAAAGAACTTGGATTTTAAGAGTAGTTTTTGACTTAAAATGTTGAAGTGCAGCTGGTTTCCACAAATGATTTGAGTTACTTAACAAAAAATATCAAGTTACACAGGACTAAAATGTGATagcattattttttttactgtctTATGTTTAATTTCCTCAAAGGTTGTATGCAAACTTGAACATGTTGATTCGGTATTTGTTGAATGCACTCCAAATAATAGAGTAACTAAAGTAATTAATTACAGTGATACATGAATGATTTAAGTTATTAATCAAGTGAAATGAACATATAAAATAGTAATATTACTTGGAATTGTAAGTAAGTTGTGCAAAAGTTACACAGTTTGTATACTTAAACAATTAAATTCACAGTGACATGATAGAACCAAGTTAAGTGACAAGTTGTTATGGCTTTAATGTTTTGAGTACAAACAGAACTTTACAACTAAAGTTGTTGTAGGGAGTAAAAGCAAGTTAATGGACAGACATCTTTTAAGTATTCTGTACTCAAATAATGTTGCCCAGACTCCAAATATTTAGTAATTCTAGCTCAAACTACTATGTTTAGGTAACTCTGAAATTACCATTAGTGGACAAAAATTATTAAGTGTGTGTTACACTACTAATCTACTTCATTAGCAAACTATGTTGAGTACAATGTACTTAAAATATTTCTCTACTTACTAAAACTTTTGTGTTTAATCAACTTTAAATTGTGGCCCATTTGGGATCATGAAACACTTATAGTTTGAGTAAAGCCAGCTCTAACGTTGTAAGTAACTGTACTCTAGAATCATAGTGCAGCGGGTTTCCACAACACTGTAGAGTAATGATAACTAATAAGGGTTTACAGTGCAGCCGCCCTTCATTAACACAATAGTCCATGACCCTAAACCATCCGTTCCCCATCGGTCAATGCCCATCTCTATATTGCCTAATTATTGATGTTATGGGTTTTGTGGTGGAACTTTCCCCAAAAGTATGAATACAGCAGCTTGTTTCGATGTCTTTATTTTCACTCAGGCAGGGATGTCAGAACATAATCACTTGTCTGGGGTACATTTAGAAGTACCGACTGCTCATTGCGGCGACAACCACTTTCATGAACTTCTGCCAGGTTGCCTGGATTTCAGGAGTGAAAGCGGCTCCGAATTTGGCGGCAATGACAATTGTGAGGACGTCAGCCAACACCTGTGGACAAAAGACAAAGGAGGAAGATGTTAAATAAGACTGTCGGTTTTGTTTTACCTTTGTAATTAGACGTATTGTTCTGAATGTTATACGTGTAGCCTAAAACAAAAGGCCTACCCTGAAATTTTCAGGGTCGACGAAGAGTTTGTTGGCGTGGGTCTCGCTCAGTGACTTGTATGTGGCCAAGATGTTGCCCATATTCTTCACAGCTTTATCCAGAGCTCCACACACGACCTTGCCATGAGCAGCAACTCTGGGGTTGCCCATGATTGCTGCAGCAGTGGACACATCTCCGAAAGAGCCGAAATAACGCTGAGTCCAGGGGTAGACGATCAGGACTCTGTCATTGCAAGAACACCGAAGTATGTGgattattttcaaatgtatttaaattataTGCCTAGTTAATACTCTAATATGCTCCATTCAAACTTAATATCAACTCAATATTAATAAGATAACAGGACAAGTATAATATTGTTATAATTACTCATGATCTCCACTATAAACTATATTAGATGATATATTTGAATGAGGCTGAAGCCATAACCTACCTTCCCAGAGCCAGTGGTCCGACCTCATTGATATCTACTTTGCCCCAGACAGCACTGATGGTGCTCTTCTCGGCGTCTGTCCAGTCAGCCATGTTGTCAGTGTTTGATCTCCGGTTTTGCAACAAGATTGAACAATTAATGTATTATGTAGGGAGACGCTGCATGCAACTTATATTTATGAGTGTTCTCCGCCCACTGGAGGCGGCGCATGTGATTGGCTCTGGTAAAGATCCGTATTGGCCAAGTGTTTAATGAGAGCTTCAGCTCAGCTTCAGCCTGATGTTATTGAGAATTCAGTTTCAAAATCCAATAATTTATCTgttaaaaacaacagtaaatgcTATTTTATTAGTTTGTACAGAATCAAGCTAATTCCGGCCTACAATTTGGTTACAGTTCCTTATCTAC
This genomic stretch from Oncorhynchus clarkii lewisi isolate Uvic-CL-2024 chromosome 13, UVic_Ocla_1.0, whole genome shotgun sequence harbors:
- the LOC139364749 gene encoding hemoglobin subunit beta-1-like; this translates as MADWTDAEKSTISAVWGKVDINEVGPLALGRVLIVYPWTQRYFGSFGDVSTAAAIMGNPRVAAHGKVVCGALDKAVKNMGNILATYKSLSETHANKLFVDPENFRVLADVLTIVIAAKFGAAFTPEIQATWQKFMKVVVAAMSSRYF